CAAAACTAAACCAATCTACATTAAACAAATAACCACTTTCTCCTGTAAACACAAAATATACATCTTGATTTCCGGAAACATTTGTAATATTGGTTTGTGCGATTTCCCAATTTCCCCAACCTCCTGTTCCTGCAACATCTAGAGAACCTATTAAAGTTCCTGTGGTACTTCCTAGTCTTACCTCAATAGTCCCTCCGTTAGTTTTACTAGAAGCATTAGCCTTTACAACATTTATGTTAGTTAAATCTATATTGTGATAAGCTACCCAATCTCCATCTTGAATAAAACCAATATTGGCTCCTTCATCTACAATACCATACATATTATCAAAACATTCTGCATTCATATCAGCGGCTGTATTTTCACAACCATCTACATCAACTTTAATGTAAGTATATTCACATCCATCCCAACTATTAACGGTATTTCCTGTACCACTATCCGTAACAACACTACAAGTGGTAGCTTTTGAATTGCTAGCACCTGGCCCAAAATCAATTGCTGCATTACTGTAGTTATAAATTGTAGCTCCTGAAAAAACTGTATCTAACTGATACATTAAATTGCTTCCTAGTTGATGACGAAAAGATCTATAACTACCCAACTGAATAGCCATATCCGAAGGGATATCTACATCATCCTCAGCATGTACAGTAAAGGTTCCTCCTGAAGAACTACCTACACTTTTAGAACCATTATAATATCCGTTTTCCGGCTTCATTAGCGTTACACTCCCCTCTATACCTCCTTCGCTATTAAAGGCAGGTCCATAAGCTGCATCTGCATAACAATTAATCACTTCTCCATTACCAATAGCAAAACCATTTTCATTCCCTATAAGTGTTACATTCTCAACATGCCTATACCCACTTCCTTGAGTAATGGTACATCCTGATCTTGTATTTTTTACGGTTGTATTTAAAACTGTTACATCGTTTGTTCCTCGTTCGTAAGACACTCCATCGATAGTAGTGGTACCAGCATTGTAGGATCGAATTCCTGCTTCGCATAACGCAATCATAAAACCTGGTGGTAATTTATAGCCCCAAGTAGTTATAAATCCTTGTTGATCTCCCAAAGTACCTGTACCTTCTTCTGCAAGAATATCATCTGTAGAACGCATTTCTCCCTCAATATAACAACCATCAATAGTAGGGTGATTGGCTGCTTGCATAAAAACACAATGACCAAAGGCTCTATGAATCATGGTTGTGTTTTTTAAAGTATTATAATCTCCTCTAATTAAAATTCCGCTATGCTTATCTAAAGGAACCAAAGAACCTCCTCCTTTTCCAAAAATATCTCCATAACCATAAGGCAAAGATCCTTTTGCTGTTACATAAAAACCATCAACAACATTATTTTTACCATCAATAGCAATACTTAAAGCTCCTCTTCTTGGATTGTCATGAACATCTCCAACATCGGTTAAAGTTAAATTTTTAAGAGTTGTGTTATTCCCTGAAATACGGATTTCATAAACATCTTTATTTCCAAACTCTCTAAAAACTCCCGTTTCTACATTTATAAACACATCTGTAAAATCGAACACACTATTACTTGCCGTTACAGGAAACAATGTCCAAACAGTACCTGTTCCAATAGTTTCCCATCCTCCATAATTAGAAGCATTACTTGCGGTAATTGTATATGTTCCTGGAGCCAACTTTACAGTAACATTATCATCATCAATATAATTTGATAAACTTTCTAATGAGTGAACTGTAATTTGAGCTTGTGCAAAAATTCCAATTAAAAAAAAGCTTAATAAAAATGTTATAGGCAACTTAAAAGTTTTCATATTTGGGTTGATTAATTCTTAATTAATTTTGCTACTGATTTTTTTCCAGATTTATTGATTTCAACAAAGTACAATCCTGATGATAAATCACTAATATCTATTTCAGTATCTCTTTTAATTGACTCTTTTGTAATGAGAAGGCTCCCGCTGACATCATAAATTTTTATTTCAGAAGTTGATGCCACATCAATTCTAAAAACATCACTAACAGGATTGGGATGTACTAAAAAATTTGGAGAAAGAACCACAGGTATTTCATCGCTTAAAATAGAAATATTAGCCTCACAATCGTTGTAGTTATAGTTACCATATAACATTTGACTTCTTAGCGTATAAATGGCTTTAGACACTTTTTTTACAGAAGCTCCTAATTCCTGATACAAATTGTAATCTTTATCATACAAACCTTTGTTAGAACCATCAGTTGGTTTGTCTAAATATCTAAACCAGTGAAAACCTACGCTTCCTTTGTTACGTAAAAGTTTCAACATCCAATTCTCAAACCAACTCGCTCTGTCAGACTGTGTAGCAACATCCCAACCAGCTCCATCAGCATTTTCCATAGGAGTATCTAATCCTTTTACATAAAACTCAGTAATTAAAAATGGTTTACCAGACTCCTCTAACCACATATCCATATATTCCTCTTCGGGCTGAGCGCTACCATAATAATTTACAGAAATAATGTCTATATATTTTCCAGCGGCTTCAAACATTTTAGGCATGTATTTTACTCCTGAATGAAAACGTGTTCCTAACAACATATGATTTGGATCTACAGCCTTAAAAGCTTCTGAAACAATTCTAAAATAAGTTTCCCCTACATAGCCCTGATAGTCTAGTTTATCATCTTCTGTGATGTTTGAGGTAGTATAGTTTACACCATATTTGTCAATCATCCAAGTATTGGCTGCTTGATATTGTGCATTGGATGTTTCTAAACTTAGACTTAATGACAATTGATCTTTATGAAATAATAATTCATTATCTAAAAAATACCCTAAAACCCAAGGATCATTTAAATAAGGCTGTAACTCCGTTTGTGCTAATTGGTTACAAAAACTTTGAAAAGTAGGTTCAAAAACAGGAAGTATATCTAAATTATAAACCTCTTTAATTTCATTTGATGAATTTTTAAAATTAGACATCACATTAAACCTAGGAGTATAAGCCACGTTTTTAATACTTTCATCAGACCAAGATCCCATAGTGTTTAAACCTAAACTTTTAAGTTCTTCAGGTTGTGACAAACCACCATTATCAACCGTATTTAAACCTGCGCTGTAAAAAACATTCCCTGATGGATCAATAATATGCCAAGTATTATCACAATCTTTTTCGGTTCTAAAAAAACCAGTAGCCTCAAATGTTCCGTTTTCCCAACCTCCATAATTATTTACTTCATCTTCTTGAACATGATTTTTTAAAACATCACCAGTAATTTCACCTTTAGACACCATATCTATGGTAACAGTATCATGTACATCAAACAACGGAATTTCATAAGCCTTGTTAGTATAAAACTGCAATTCGGGTCTATTCTCTGTACTTTCGCTAGAAGCAAATCCCATAGCAGAGTTTATTAAACTATTGGTAAATAATTTAAAGGCGATAACGGAATTATTAGAATTTAACTGATTTAAAACGTATTCTGTAACATCAATATAATAGGCCTCTCCTCTTTTTACTCCTCCATAAGCAAAAGTAAATTCTTGGGAAGGCAATGAATTTAAAGTAATATAATTATCAAACTCTGGGTTGATTCCTACCAAACTTACATTTCCTCTATCTCCCTCTACTTGTACTAATTTTAACAAAACTTGTTGGTAAGTAGTAGGCACCTCTGAAAGATTTGAAAACTGTAAAACTGCGAGTCTATCATTATTCCCCGAAACAGAATGCTTTAATTTAATAACGGTTTCCGAAGAATAACTTTGATTAGGGTTTGAAAAATGTACATAAGAATCTACAGTAGGATGCTGTACTGATTCCTGAGAAAAAGAAAACACAGTCTGTAGAAACATTATAATTATTAAATAGTTTTTGCTTTTCATTTTTTTTATTAAATCCTATGGAACAACTCTTTAGCCTTAACGTTTTACCTTTTTTTTAACATCCTAGTAAATAAAATCTAGTTTTATTTTTATGAAATTTTATCCATATTCAAATTAAACGACAACAAAAACAATAATCTATTACTTATAATTC
Above is a genomic segment from Wenyingzhuangia fucanilytica containing:
- a CDS encoding carbohydrate-binding protein, whose product is MKTFKLPITFLLSFFLIGIFAQAQITVHSLESLSNYIDDDNVTVKLAPGTYTITASNASNYGGWETIGTGTVWTLFPVTASNSVFDFTDVFINVETGVFREFGNKDVYEIRISGNNTTLKNLTLTDVGDVHDNPRRGALSIAIDGKNNVVDGFYVTAKGSLPYGYGDIFGKGGGSLVPLDKHSGILIRGDYNTLKNTTMIHRAFGHCVFMQAANHPTIDGCYIEGEMRSTDDILAEEGTGTLGDQQGFITTWGYKLPPGFMIALCEAGIRSYNAGTTTIDGVSYERGTNDVTVLNTTVKNTRSGCTITQGSGYRHVENVTLIGNENGFAIGNGEVINCYADAAYGPAFNSEGGIEGSVTLMKPENGYYNGSKSVGSSSGGTFTVHAEDDVDIPSDMAIQLGSYRSFRHQLGSNLMYQLDTVFSGATIYNYSNAAIDFGPGASNSKATTCSVVTDSGTGNTVNSWDGCEYTYIKVDVDGCENTAADMNAECFDNMYGIVDEGANIGFIQDGDWVAYHNIDLTNINVVKANASSKTNGGTIEVRLGSTTGTLIGSLDVAGTGGWGNWEIAQTNITNVSGNQDVYFVFTGESGYLFNVDWFSFENTLSLNDDYELGKIQVSPNPATNQITILNAFETVLEVFNANGLLTSKASIIENEKVFSLEHLSAGIYFLKFKSSQGTAVKKIVIK
- a CDS encoding T9SS type A sorting domain-containing protein, with amino-acid sequence MFLQTVFSFSQESVQHPTVDSYVHFSNPNQSYSSETVIKLKHSVSGNNDRLAVLQFSNLSEVPTTYQQVLLKLVQVEGDRGNVSLVGINPEFDNYITLNSLPSQEFTFAYGGVKRGEAYYIDVTEYVLNQLNSNNSVIAFKLFTNSLINSAMGFASSESTENRPELQFYTNKAYEIPLFDVHDTVTIDMVSKGEITGDVLKNHVQEDEVNNYGGWENGTFEATGFFRTEKDCDNTWHIIDPSGNVFYSAGLNTVDNGGLSQPEELKSLGLNTMGSWSDESIKNVAYTPRFNVMSNFKNSSNEIKEVYNLDILPVFEPTFQSFCNQLAQTELQPYLNDPWVLGYFLDNELLFHKDQLSLSLSLETSNAQYQAANTWMIDKYGVNYTTSNITEDDKLDYQGYVGETYFRIVSEAFKAVDPNHMLLGTRFHSGVKYMPKMFEAAGKYIDIISVNYYGSAQPEEEYMDMWLEESGKPFLITEFYVKGLDTPMENADGAGWDVATQSDRASWFENWMLKLLRNKGSVGFHWFRYLDKPTDGSNKGLYDKDYNLYQELGASVKKVSKAIYTLRSQMLYGNYNYNDCEANISILSDEIPVVLSPNFLVHPNPVSDVFRIDVASTSEIKIYDVSGSLLITKESIKRDTEIDISDLSSGLYFVEINKSGKKSVAKLIKN